From the genome of Dermacentor andersoni chromosome 3, qqDerAnde1_hic_scaffold, whole genome shotgun sequence:
GGACGCCGACGCAATTTGCTATGTATCCCTCGCCTCCATCGAGGCGTTGGATGTCCACTCGCGGGTGTTTCGGGCTTCTCTGCGCGTACAGAGGCCCTTGAAGCACTAGAGACCGCAAACCCTGAGGGCTGCTGCCTCTTGCGGGGTGGCGGAAGAGCACTAGTCCCGCAGTGGGGGCGAGTGGTGATGCCGCCGGTCCATTTTGGGTTGTCCTAACGGCCGCCGAGTACCGTTGTGGCTGTGCCTCCAGCCGTGCCACTTCAGAAAATGTAGGTCCCTGTGCAATAGAGAGACGCTTGCGCGcttctttgaatgatatgttttcttttacttcaagggttatgatttctttttttcttcttccatgaAGGACTGGAGCGAGAATAAGTGGGGTGTTCGCCGTCACAGTTTGCACAGTGGATGGGGTCGTTGCACTTGTCCGCAGAATGGTCATGGGACTCGCACTTTGCACAGGTGGTACGGTCTGGGCAGCTCGGAGAGCCAAGACCGAGTCCTGGATTTGGTACGTTTGCTCTTACATTAATTTTCATATAGATGGTTTTGATGCTTTCGGGGAGTGTGCTGGTACGAAAGGTAAGGATAAGGTGTTTTGTGGGCATTTACTTATCGTCTCGGCGTATCTTAATTCGTTGTACATTCGTGATATGCTGCTCCTTCCAGTACTCTAGGAGCTTTGCCTCAGTCAATTCTAGAAGGTCCTGTTCTGAAGCTACACCTCTTGGGCTGTTGAGATAACGGTGAGGGGTTATTGAAATTGGGGTTTCACCTAATGAAACAAGATGTATCAATTTGCCGTGTTGTTTTTTATCACGAACGTCAAGGAGTAAGTCGCCACTGGCCATTTTCGTAATTTTCTATCCAAGGCCCAAAGTGTCAGTGAGGTATTTCACAACAACAAATGGAGAAAGCGTTCTTACAGTCCTTTGATTCGTTTCGGTATGGATGACGTGCAAATGTGGGAAGATGTCCTTGCTCTTGGCAAAAAAGTTGAAGGGTTTATCAGTGCATCCTCTTTTCAAAAGCGGACGAACAGGTAGCTTTAAGAATGAGCTCGAAGCCatagaaatattcaaatttcGACAGCTGTGCCAGCCACCTAcaatggagcccaacagggggacgtgacaagATTGTGTGTGAATGCAGCCTGCCAGCACCAAGCAGTACACCGTCCACTGTAACCTATAGCACATACCCAAGATTGGATacattacacacggttaacccttgccgccagcaaattcggaagtgagaagtgaaaagaagataggaaagatgaaaagggtgCAGGAAAGGTGAAGGTTGCAGTggaagacaggaaaaggcaactgccaatttcctccaggtgggtcagtctggaggtgccgtctatgtgaagcagagtccgcagaggtgtgttgcctccgcccgGGGGCCTTAAGGTCCAAACATCCAGCATAGGCTCAACACCCAGGATCCTcgtttccccagacacggctaagccaggcacggctacacgcgggagggttcGACCCTCATgtactcgggtacgtggtgtcgcaatgcaccaagcgcctgctgacgcaggcgtGCCTGCGGGGCACTagtctgtcatcatcatcatcatcagcctggttacgcccactgcagggcaaaggcctctcccatacctctccaacaaccccggtcatgtactaattgtggccatgtcgtccctgcaaacttcttaaactcacccgcccacctaactttctgccgccccccgctacgcttcccttcccttggaatccagtccgtaacccttaatgaccatcggttatcttccctcctgattacatgtcctgcccatgcccatttctttttcttgatttccactaagatgtcattaactcgcgtttgttccctcacccaatctgctcttttcttatcccttaacgttacacccatcattcttctttagctcgttgcgtcgtcctcaatttaagtagaaccgtttttgtaagcctccaggtttctgccccgtaggtgagtactggtaagacaaagctattATAcgcttttcccttgagggataatggcaatctgcagttcatgatgtgagaatgcctgccaaatgcaccccagcccattcttattctcctgattatttccgtctcatgatccggatccgccgtcactattgccctaagtagatgtattcccttaccacttccagtgcctcgctacttattgtaaattgctgttctcttccgagactgttaaacattgctttagtaactaaattaaccagcacggtgtcacgcgcgcacagataaacatgaacacatatcgcGGAAACTGTGGAAacactggagttaggaatcgcggcaacaGCCACGACCCAATTTACtttcgtgcatctgtcgcttcaacgcgaaccagacgtcgaaagcacagcgtgcGCGaagaagctaccggcactatgcgcactctgcaaaGAGAGCAGATCTCTTTGAATATGAGGGCCGTGCGGGCGCGCACTtgggccacgtcgcagatcgcttccaaGACACACGAGCatcggcaacgcgtccctacggcgtccgccaaacaGCGTCCGTGATTCCCGCGGCGAAAGTCGTAGGAGATACGCCGCGGTTGTctagatagtgatctaaggaaaggaaggagtgctggggtgcgattttgtaggaattctcttactttttccatgccttttgccgccatcactgagcagccattggtcgaaaatgaccgggccgcgcccattttgtctgtcaatcacgcgacgtcaggaacccgcaaaaactgtaatcgtcatcgtgacgttgacgcactcattatgcggagcaaaaggcacggattttcggcacggccagaggcagcgtcgtttccgaaggcataaaaaaaatggccgcccctctgatcgctgtggccgtggctcttcgccgtcgccgacgtgaacagggagagcgagacgacgcgtttgacatgccggatgaccattttcgacggcgttttcgcctctcgaagggaacggtgcggttgttgtgcgaggaactggcgggggaactagaagctgagcgagcgacgggactgtcggtggagcggaaagtgttgtgtgcgctgcgcttctttgctaccgggagcttccaagcgtccgttgggagcgaggagacgatccgtgtgtcgcagtcgacggtgagcgagtgcgtgcgacgtgtggcagaggctgtcgtgaacgcaggggccctcaacaagtgggtccattttccaaagacagccgaggaaaaggcagccgtgaaggagggtttccttcggcgcggcgttatccccggcgtcatcggatgcgtagacggcagcctcatagccattatcgcacccaagggtgagcgcaaggctgtgttcatgtgccgcaagggatactacgccctcaactgcatgttcgtaagtaaaactcacgttttctgcgatcctttttgaaagttacgttgctcttgccaacggacactttctctggtttacgttttgcctcagatctgcgacgcggacatgaaaatcttggccttggaccctacGCGAcaggggtcggaccacgacgcttttgtctggcggacgacatggttgcgccggcggttccaagcggggcgcatcgtgaatgccggggaatacctcctcggtgagaaaaaaacattttgtttggcgcagtcacgcttcagcagcgcagaacgccgtgtccgctccaacccaaacttttaaccaaaccacaagaacatgagtaattccggagtaaaaaaagaaaattaagacattgactgccaccattggcaatgttcgaagtgttaagttacaagcacaatatgtgtctgcgaggagctgacgaaagcaacacgtattagtgctttctgcacccagtgactgccagaagcagaagaaatgaacacacattagtGCTACTGCTACTTCTGTCActgatagcaccaacaagtgttgatttcttgtttgtggcacgcaccgagtagtgcacttgtaaattgtttaagagtttgtgtcgggtatggacatgctcaactcatgcttttacttgggacttgcaaccctgaagtctacctttgttgaatgatgctgtagctttcctcagttgacaacttgcctctcgtcagcggagtactcaatgtactatttccatctttgtgcaggtgacagtggctaccccttggagccgtggctcctgaccccggttcctggccatcctccagtgcacacagccgaggggcagtacaacacagcacatgccgccatgcgttccgtagtggagaggtgcattgggctcttaaagagccgtttccgctgtcttcagcgatatcgcaccctcctctaagagccggaacgtgcagccaacattgtcgcggcatgtgctgtgttgcacaaccttcgcctttctgaaggcgacgagtcaggcgatgacagtgatgacgacagcagcagcggcagtagtagtagtgagcttgacaataacggcgaccccatgccacacagtctgccgcgtaacacgggctctagaatgcactacttgagagggcgggctgttcgcgacaatgtcattggcatgtttggcacaacccgtgcgtagcacatgcgttatttgaggagcgtgcggcggcagctgcgacgtcaacagcagcgtcagcattgCTAGGTGCATgcacagttttaagtaattgcattgtgcatttcatgctgtgaaattgcagttgatgtctgcgtaatgcaaagcattcatgatttgttgagaaatgtaaagttgttaaaaaaatttaattatggggttttacgtgccaaaaccacttttcgattatgaggcacgccgtagtggagggctccggaaatttcgaccacctggggttctttgacgtgcacctaaatctaagtacacgggtgttttcgcatttcgcccccatcgaaatgcggccgccgtggccgggattcgatccctcgtgctcagcagcctaacaccatagccactgaacaaccacggtgggtacataaaagttgtgtagtgaagggttatgtaaagcctgcacttatagtaagtaaaacagtatcgttagaggtgacatatgagattgaaagcaagctaaaaataagtgcatattcaaagtgtctgccacaatttgcttgttgctgctgtcgtcatctagatgcatgtagcctgattcttactcgtatccccttacgcattgatggacataagcgcctgtctcctcacattctactagcacagagaagctcacagaagccaagatgtacagtgcacgtcacaccttccgctccatggaacgtgctgttgcatgcgcagcttctaggtcctacaccattttgtctcgcagcaacggcaaagttcctttcgagtgacgaaaatgccgtccaactggtcatccgacatgtcaaacgctgtggctcccgcgaagtgtgtgcacgcacgagcagttgatagatttcaacaaagtgacctcacttgtatatagcagaactcagcaatgttaaacagtaatatttgtacagtgcaagctagcactagaaatgtggttgcgatgtgtaaataaaaacactagaggaaaactgcacctttctgtatttcagccttcaacatacacttgtttatgcacacatcacatgcgacagtctctacattgaagaagtgtgagaataatgagtactcagtagtagagacattatgcaacatatcacagacacgttgggataaatattggatcacattgttcttgcatcataatatatcacaggtaacggcatgcatcgtttaagaaaactgttgtacactgcacaagtacacagtaataacaactggcttaaactgcaccagaaacagaaatgagcaggtgcttaaatcacacgccaaccgaatatttatcgcagcgaaatgtataggtacatcactacatgtgaaaggaacatgctgttgtggcgctctgaaactgaaagagccatagcgccatattatgatattcagtaagacaaactgcataaatataacacacaaattgcaccacaagggctaaaatacaatgtatcacaacctgaaagattactgaatgacaacaaaatgtttgataatgagacagatgtgcaagaaaagagacattccagctcagtaggtagtgacacaaacaaatatgcaacaaacaaaaaataaacattacaaatgaaaagaaggagcataggcaaggaattttcataacttttttcttttttgctgtgtatattgacaggttgctttcgacattatagtaaggcctgaaaatttcaccattcgatgacaaggattaaattgtagaacacttgcagtgtggcgtcgtgcttaaattgacatgacaataactaggcacctcaaaattgcagcgccacagtcggaatgcccgcacacacaagccctacaggcacttttgcaggtgagcctgatggtgtgcacgctcttatggctgaagtaaaccttgaagaaaaaatttatgctgcaacggctatgctacttatggttgcattaaagggtgacttcagcaattatttatttgcaacctagcaatatttgcccttcatatcaataatacatcagcaaattttaagataagttacaaattccttgcctatgctacctttgcatcctttaattatgtggggcctgaaaggggggaggggcttggcggccaccatgccccagtgcagctagcagcagctgaagcaggcgctcgttggtctcgtgcgaccgacgcgccacttcgaggcgctgcgactgca
Proteins encoded in this window:
- the LOC140216621 gene encoding putative nuclease HARBI1; this encodes MPDDHFRRRFRLSKGTVRLLCEELAGELEAERATGLSVERKVLCALRFFATGSFQASVGSEETIRVSQSTVSECVRRVAEAVVNAGALNKWVHFPKTAEEKAAVKEGFLRRGVIPGVIGCVDGSLIAIIAPKGERKAVFMCRKGYYALNCMFICDADMKILALDPTRQGSDHDAFVWRTTWLRRRFQAGRIVNAGEYLLGDSGYPLEPWLLTPVPGHPPVHTAEGQYNTAHAAMRSVVERCIGLLKSRFRCLQRYRTLL